Below is a genomic region from Helicobacter pylori.
TTCTGAAACGATCTATGAACTAGACATGCAATACCGCTTGATGGCAGAGCGCTTGGCGGTTAAAGAATATTTAGTTTGCCCATGCTTAAACGATTCTATAGAGTTTGCAAAATTTATCATTGAATTAGTAAAAAACCTTAAAAGTGAGTGAAATGCGCATAAAAAAGCGATTATTATAGTAAAATACCAAGTTTTCAAATCTATTAAAAAGTAAAGGTTATTACATGTTTTCACTTTCTTATGTTTCCAAGAAATTTTTAAGCGTTTTGCTATTGATTTCGTTATTTTTAAGCGCTTGCAAATCCAACAATAAGGACAAATTAGATGAAAATCTTTTAAGCTCCGGTTCTCAAAGCTCCAAAGAATTAAATGATGAGCGAGATAATATAGACAAAAAGAGCTATGCCGGTTTAGAAGATATTTTTTCAGACAATAAGTCCATTAGCCCTAACGATAAATACATGCTTTTAGTGTTTGGCCGTAATGGTTGCTCCTATTGTGAAAGGTTTAAAAAAGATCTTAAAAATGTCAAAGAATTGCACGACTATGTTAAAGAGCATTTTAGCGCTTACTATGTCAATATCAGCTACTCCAAAGAGCATGATTTTAAAGTCGGCGATAAGGATAAAAATGATGAAAAAGAAATCAAAATGTCCACAGAAGAATTAGCGCAAATTTATGCCGTCCAATCCACCCCTACGATTGTTTTATCCGATAAAACCGGCAAAACCATCTATGAATTGCCCGGCTATATGCCTTCCACGCAATTTTTAGCGGTGTTAGAATTTATCGGCGATGGGAAGTATCAAGACACCAAAAACGATGAGGATCTCACTAAAAAACTAAAGGCTTACATCAAGTATAAAACCAACCTTTCTAAAAACAAATCCAGCTAGGAAAGTGCATGAAAAGCCTTAAGAGCTTGATTTATTTTTTATTCGCTTCTTTTTGGGTCGCTATCCCTTTAATCGCGCTCTATGCCTTAGCGTGCGCGATAGCCACTTTTATAGAAAACGATTACGGCACGAGCGCGAGTAAGGCGATTGTGTATAACACCCCTTGGTTTAATTTTTTGCATGCGTATTTATTGGTGGTTTTAATAGGCACATTCATTAAATCTAAAGCTTTAGGGCGCAAAAGATACGCAAGCCTTTTTTTCCACAGCTCCTTGATTTTAATCATTTTAGGGGCAGCCATCACACGATTTTTTGGTGTAGAAGGGCTTATGCATGTGCGAGAAAATAGCACGCAAAGCTCTTTTGAAAGCGCGGACACTTACCTTAATATCACTCTTAATGACACCACTAAACTTTCTTTAAAAACGCCTTTAACCTTTTATCATTCCAAACGATTAAGACCCATTCATGCCACTTTAAATCACAAGCCTTTAATTTTAGAACCCTTAGAGATTTACAAGCAAAACGCCATTAAAAAAGATGACGCTACCATTTTAGTGTTAAAAGCGACCTATAACGGCGTGAGCCGCAAATTCAACCTCATTAAAACCAACAGGAATGAAGGCATAGAAGAAAGCGAGGTGTTTAAAGACGACAAACTCTCTTTAAGTTTTGGATCCGCTTACATTGAATTGCCCTTTCAAATCAAACTGAAGCGTTTTGAATTAGAACGCTACGCCGGCTCTATGAGCCCTTCATCTTACGCTTCAGA
It encodes:
- a CDS encoding SoxW family protein, giving the protein MFSLSYVSKKFLSVLLLISLFLSACKSNNKDKLDENLLSSGSQSSKELNDERDNIDKKSYAGLEDIFSDNKSISPNDKYMLLVFGRNGCSYCERFKKDLKNVKELHDYVKEHFSAYYVNISYSKEHDFKVGDKDKNDEKEIKMSTEELAQIYAVQSTPTIVLSDKTGKTIYELPGYMPSTQFLAVLEFIGDGKYQDTKNDEDLTKKLKAYIKYKTNLSKNKSS